A stretch of Spirosoma oryzicola DNA encodes these proteins:
- a CDS encoding DUF1353 domain-containing protein, producing MNQPIVVRYKEEDPKADRWELVYSVTFQTDAGKVVVPRGYVTDFASVPMLLWGVFPPIGRHNRATILHDYWYDNRLFENTLGAKQARRLADRELYLRLREVEPRKPLRNYCMYLACRLFGRSWWVN from the coding sequence ATGAACCAGCCCATCGTCGTCCGCTACAAAGAAGAAGACCCCAAAGCTGACCGCTGGGAGCTGGTGTATTCGGTTACGTTTCAGACCGACGCGGGCAAGGTAGTCGTGCCCCGTGGCTACGTGACCGATTTCGCGTCGGTACCGATGCTGCTCTGGGGCGTTTTCCCGCCCATTGGCCGGCACAACCGGGCCACCATCCTGCACGACTACTGGTACGATAACCGGCTGTTTGAGAATACGCTGGGCGCTAAACAGGCCCGGCGACTGGCGGATCGGGAGCTGTACCTTCGGCTTCGGGAAGTAGAGCCCCGCAAACCCCTGCGCAATTATTGTATGTACCTGGCCTGCCGGCTCTTTGGTCGATCCTGGTGGGTAAACTAA
- a CDS encoding DUF5977 domain-containing protein, which produces MIDPLATNLVFQPLHFSRNRLDVLIDPADTTLTDRSDLRYALTVLVPSFPQSSELEELTTLVGRERPPQTVGGLQRFDGAQFRIDQVLDGFLETQKPDFNQSIMSIVPTMTMPYCLREAVTGGHPAVDTERTRPKEWVFKGGLTGEDFAGWSDHFFDSYLRDTRQFLTWQPDEKIVSLHQPEFLYFLLNCSPVPATINLRIQVNYPNGNSDVRTLSTLSGASINQVVCVPVGMYPNGLGYDVASYDVWLSDGANNRISQVRTFVIDSTEQAQERFILFENSLGGFDTLRILGQGSLATTVQRITVETDPQSTAIDAAQLRVIQIESDQSLTVSTGYFSSQAGAWARYLNELLLSKSIYLVTAKGHVPLLLTTTELVTHEDDADLIARTLSFRKAKIEQNYSQLPATSSGPARPTAWRGIGFQQILDGYGKRTGLGAPIRLRKYYVDDGSDVKPIIEKPNAVGNADYISPTPIPGVVPGSTPYPSTPISRTGRFKRSTCPSGQEGGPATVVVLAGKYGSETQADADARAEAEFASLDTQAYADNWGSCSLSETYSWNLPAGQWHVRFSSPGSSAIFHNDGQAGPADMGNTQSLQGQAGQFVYLAGSNDLNFPAADANWLLYSLGAPFATKRLKLYKNGVLLRTQDFTHNKDGYEQMSLVGANGMGPVPQSGELYYVKFEDR; this is translated from the coding sequence ATGATCGACCCGCTGGCAACCAATCTGGTTTTCCAACCCCTTCATTTTTCCCGCAATCGGCTGGACGTGCTCATTGATCCGGCGGATACAACGCTAACAGACCGCTCCGATCTGCGCTACGCCCTGACAGTACTTGTGCCGAGTTTTCCCCAGAGTTCCGAGCTGGAGGAACTCACCACCCTGGTAGGCCGGGAGCGCCCGCCCCAGACGGTGGGTGGGCTGCAGCGCTTTGACGGGGCTCAGTTTCGCATCGACCAGGTACTGGATGGCTTTCTGGAAACCCAGAAGCCCGACTTCAATCAGTCAATTATGAGTATCGTTCCAACGATGACGATGCCCTACTGCCTACGGGAAGCCGTCACCGGGGGCCATCCGGCGGTCGACACCGAACGGACCCGGCCCAAAGAGTGGGTTTTCAAAGGTGGGCTGACGGGCGAAGATTTTGCCGGCTGGTCCGATCATTTCTTCGATAGCTACCTGCGCGACACCCGCCAGTTTCTGACCTGGCAACCCGACGAGAAAATCGTTTCGCTGCACCAGCCCGAATTTTTGTACTTTCTCTTAAACTGCTCGCCGGTACCGGCCACCATTAACTTACGCATCCAGGTCAATTACCCGAACGGGAACTCCGACGTGCGCACCCTGTCGACGCTCAGCGGGGCGTCAATCAACCAGGTCGTTTGCGTGCCAGTGGGCATGTATCCCAACGGGCTGGGCTACGACGTGGCCAGCTACGATGTATGGCTCAGCGACGGGGCCAATAACAGGATTTCTCAGGTGCGCACCTTTGTGATCGATTCGACCGAGCAGGCCCAGGAGCGCTTTATCTTGTTTGAGAATTCGCTGGGCGGCTTTGACACGCTGCGAATTTTGGGCCAGGGCTCGCTGGCGACCACCGTGCAGCGCATAACGGTCGAAACCGATCCCCAGTCGACGGCCATCGACGCGGCTCAGCTGCGGGTCATTCAGATCGAAAGTGATCAGAGCCTGACGGTATCGACGGGCTACTTCAGCAGCCAGGCCGGTGCCTGGGCTCGCTATTTGAACGAGCTGCTGCTGAGCAAGTCGATCTACCTGGTCACAGCCAAGGGCCACGTGCCGCTGCTACTAACCACCACGGAACTGGTCACCCACGAAGACGACGCCGATCTGATTGCCCGTACGCTGAGTTTCCGGAAAGCCAAAATTGAGCAGAATTATAGCCAGTTGCCCGCCACGTCATCGGGACCAGCCCGACCCACGGCCTGGCGGGGCATTGGCTTTCAGCAAATCCTGGACGGCTACGGCAAGCGGACGGGCCTGGGAGCCCCGATCCGGCTGCGCAAGTATTACGTCGACGACGGCAGTGATGTCAAGCCAATCATTGAAAAGCCCAACGCCGTGGGGAATGCCGACTACATCAGCCCGACGCCAATTCCGGGCGTAGTACCTGGATCGACGCCCTACCCCAGTACCCCCATCAGCCGTACGGGCCGGTTCAAACGAAGCACCTGCCCATCGGGCCAGGAAGGCGGGCCGGCTACCGTCGTCGTTCTGGCGGGCAAGTACGGCAGCGAAACCCAGGCCGACGCTGACGCCAGGGCTGAAGCCGAATTTGCCAGCCTCGATACCCAAGCCTACGCCGATAACTGGGGCAGCTGCTCGCTGTCGGAAACCTATTCCTGGAACCTGCCGGCGGGCCAGTGGCACGTGCGCTTCAGCAGTCCAGGCAGCTCCGCTATTTTCCACAATGATGGCCAGGCCGGGCCGGCGGATATGGGCAACACCCAAAGCCTACAGGGCCAGGCGGGTCAGTTCGTTTACCTGGCCGGCAGTAACGATCTGAACTTTCCGGCTGCTGACGCCAACTGGCTGCTGTATAGCCTGGGCGCACCCTTTGCGACCAAACGGCTCAAACTCTACAAAAACGGCGTGCTGCTCCGGACTCAGGACTTTACCCACAACAAAGACGGCTACGAGCAGATGAGTTTAGTAGGCGCTAACGGCATGGGGCCCGTACCACAATCGGGCGAATTGTATTACGTAAAATTTGAAGATCGATGA
- a CDS encoding DUF6712 family protein, whose product MLTEDILKEQLGSLQANMSLETINPFARHAERWFRAEVGVDLFTFLKSDQASQATYKELLWLAQSCMAWQCFVLAFPHQKFRISDLGMMKSTPNTTIAVTKWEYVDSRDANLSMLDWSLEYFWRELEAVRPDTWVDSEGYRTRNQHFVRSADELGQLVPMAGRNYRFFQKLLVHIEEIEDELIATTLTPQLYQVLKQKWRTPRSTWSFQEEQLISLVRKAVAYLAIDKAWPYLPLSFSEIGLAERRQKDGTGGEEVAADKDQRNNLRLTIARDAQTRLDRITSYLDQVSTPLLFPSYYQRLQTSSTTVVADDFTNTAHVIL is encoded by the coding sequence ATGCTGACCGAAGACATTTTAAAAGAGCAGCTGGGTAGTCTGCAGGCCAACATGAGCCTGGAAACGATTAACCCGTTCGCCCGTCACGCGGAGCGCTGGTTTCGCGCTGAAGTGGGCGTCGATCTCTTTACTTTCCTGAAAAGCGATCAGGCCAGCCAGGCCACCTACAAGGAACTGCTCTGGCTGGCCCAGAGCTGTATGGCCTGGCAATGCTTCGTACTGGCTTTCCCCCACCAGAAATTCCGCATCAGCGATTTGGGCATGATGAAAAGCACGCCCAACACAACCATCGCGGTCACCAAGTGGGAGTACGTCGACAGCCGGGACGCGAACCTGTCAATGCTCGACTGGTCGCTGGAGTATTTCTGGCGCGAGCTGGAGGCCGTGCGGCCCGATACCTGGGTCGATTCAGAAGGCTACCGGACCCGCAATCAGCACTTCGTTCGCTCTGCCGACGAGCTGGGTCAGCTGGTACCGATGGCGGGGCGCAACTACCGCTTTTTTCAGAAACTGCTGGTCCATATCGAAGAGATCGAAGACGAGCTGATCGCCACGACCCTGACGCCCCAGCTCTACCAGGTACTCAAGCAGAAATGGCGGACGCCCCGCTCGACCTGGAGTTTTCAGGAAGAGCAGCTGATCAGCCTGGTCCGAAAAGCCGTGGCTTACCTGGCCATCGACAAAGCCTGGCCCTACCTGCCGCTTTCCTTTTCCGAGATCGGCCTGGCTGAACGCCGGCAGAAAGATGGTACCGGGGGCGAAGAAGTAGCCGCCGACAAAGACCAGCGCAACAATTTACGGCTGACCATTGCCCGCGATGCCCAGACCCGGCTGGATCGAATCACCAGCTATCTGGACCAGGTATCGACACCCCTGCTTTTTCCCTCCTACTACCAGCGGCTACAGACCAGCAGCACGACGGTCGTTGCCGATGACTTTACCAATACCGCGCACGTAATCCTCTAA
- a CDS encoding glucosaminidase domain-containing protein, with product MITEAELLYPETAVAIAVLETGHFSSRHMMKTHNWFGFRRNSRGFQKCVRKGYGEYASAQMMMADYQAWEYNICTKYGLTDERAFRRWIVKHYAEDPAYSAKLSTSLAEVNRTWR from the coding sequence ATGATTACCGAAGCCGAGCTACTCTATCCTGAAACGGCGGTCGCCATTGCGGTGCTGGAGACGGGGCACTTTAGCTCACGGCACATGATGAAAACCCACAATTGGTTTGGATTCCGGCGTAACAGCCGAGGCTTTCAAAAGTGCGTTCGGAAGGGCTACGGTGAGTATGCCAGCGCACAAATGATGATGGCCGACTATCAAGCCTGGGAATACAACATCTGCACTAAATATGGCCTGACCGATGAGCGGGCGTTCCGCCGATGGATTGTCAAGCACTACGCTGAAGACCCGGCTTATAGTGCCAAGCTGAGCACCTCACTAGCTGAAGTAAATCGCACCTGGCGATAA
- a CDS encoding M15 family metallopeptidase gives MPSRSIEDLHPLLAYAFGKAEAQYCAVYPDAPTPFLSCTFRSNEEQLKLYNQLTDKIDNDGDGKIDEADEKVTNARPGESAHNYNPSLAFDVAFKDKSGKSDWSALHFQRFAKLMLQNKNITWGGNFKTLIDLPHFELTDWKKRVGKK, from the coding sequence ATGCCTTCTCGCTCAATTGAAGACCTGCACCCGCTTTTAGCCTATGCCTTTGGCAAGGCTGAAGCCCAGTACTGCGCTGTCTACCCGGACGCGCCAACGCCGTTTCTTTCCTGCACCTTCCGCTCCAACGAAGAGCAACTGAAACTCTACAATCAGCTGACCGATAAGATCGATAACGACGGCGACGGTAAGATCGACGAAGCGGACGAAAAAGTAACCAACGCCCGGCCTGGCGAATCAGCGCACAACTACAACCCATCACTGGCTTTCGATGTGGCGTTCAAAGACAAATCCGGCAAGTCGGACTGGAGCGCCCTACACTTCCAGCGCTTTGCCAAACTGATGCTGCAGAACAAGAACATCACCTGGGGCGGCAACTTCAAAACGCTGATCGATCTACCGCACTTCGAGCTGACCGACTGGAAAAAACGGGTGGGCAAGAAATGA